From the Sphingobium sp. RAC03 genome, the window TGCGCGCCCAATATGCTATGGTCGCCGCCGCGCCCCTTGGCAATGTCATGCAGCAGCACGGCGATGTAGAGCACCCGGCGCGAGAGCAATTTGCCCATCAGGTCGGTGGCCAGCGGATGATCCTGCGCCAGTTCGCCCTTTTCGATCCGGGAGAGCAGGCCGACAGCGCGGATGGTATGCTCATCGACCGTATAATGATGATACATGTCGAACTGCATCTGCGCGACGACCCGGCGGAAGTCGGGCACGAAGCGGCCGAATACGGTCGATTCGTTCATCCAGCGCAGCACCGTTTCCGGGTCGCGCGGCGACGTCAGCACATCCATAAAGGCGGCGTTGGCGCGCGGGTCTTTACGGATCTTGGCGTTGATCAGCCCCGCATCCCGGCTCGCCGCGCGCATCGCGGCGGGATGGATGGACAGGCCATGGCGATCGGCCAGCGCGAAAATCTCGACCAGCCGCACCGGGTCGGCCTGAAAGAAATCATCGCTCGGCAGCGCCAGCCGCCCGCGGTCCAGCACGAAGCCGTCGAGCTTCTTGGGCCGCCGGAAGATGGCGGGGATATAACGCCGCCCCTTCGGCCCCATCTGGTCATCCAGATGCGCCAGGAACACCGCGGTCAGGTCGCCGACGATCTTTGCGTTCAGGAAATAATAGCGCATGAACCGCTCGACCCCGGACTGGCCGTGCCGTCCGGTAAAGCGCATCCGCGTCGCGGTTTCGAGCTGCAGGTCGAAGGTCAGCCGATCCTCGGCGCGCCCGGTAATGGTATGCAAGTGACAACGCACCGCCCAGAGGAAATCCTCCGCCTTCTGAAACTGGCGCAGTTCGATTTGCGTCAGCAGGCCGACATCGACCAGTTCGGCGACCGATCGCACCCGGTTCACATATTTGCCGATCCAGAATAGCGTATGCAGGTCGCGCAGCCCGCCCTTGCCTTCCTTCACATTGGGCTCGACGACATAGCGGCTGTCGCCCATTCGCTTGTGGCGCTCGTCGCGCTCGACCAGCTTTTCGGTGACGAAGGCGCGGGCATTGCCTTGCATCACCTCTGCATCGAAGCGAACCGAGGTCTCTTCATACAGCGCCCGGTCGCCCCAGACATAGCGCGCTTCCAGCAAGGCGGTGCGTACCGTCAGGTCGGCCTTGGCCATCCGCATCGTTTCGTCGATTGACCGGCTGCTATGCCCGACCTTCAGCCCCAGATCCCAGAGCGAATAAAGCATCGATTCGATCACCTGCTCGGTCCAGCCGGTGGGCTTCCAGGGGGTGATAAAGCCGATATCGACGTCGCTATGCGGCGCCATCTCGCCCCGCCCATAGCCGCCCACTGCGATCAGCGCGATGCGTTCGCCCGTGCTGCGATTGCCTGAGGGGTAAAGATGATGCGTGGTCGCGTCGTAGAGCAGGCGTAGAATCTGGTCGATCAGGAAGGCAAAGGCGGTCACCGTCTCGCGCCCGCGCGTGGGGCGCTGCTCCAGCCGCCGGGCCACTTCCACCCGCCCCTCTTCCAATGCGGCCTTGAGTTCGCCGACGATCAGCCCGCGCAACCGCATGGGATCGCCCTTGTGCTCGTGCGCAAGGGCGTTGATGCTGTCGGAAATCGCGCGCCGGTCGATGATCGCACGGCGCGATCCCAAAGCGGGGAACTGCATGACCATGCGCGTTCTCTAGTCGGGCGTCGCGTCGGCTGCCAGTTGTTTCAATCGATATATGTGATCGAGTGCCTCACGCGGGGACAGTGCGTCGGCGTCGATCGCGTCGATCGCCGCGCGCACCGGATCGGGCGCGGCTTCCTCCTGCGCAGCGGCCGCCGCGAACAGGGGCAGGTCGTCCAGTCCCGCTGCGATGCCGCCGGTCTTCGCCTTGCCTGCTTCCAGCCGGGCCAGCACATCCTTGGCGCGCTTGAGCACTGGCGCGGGCAGTCCCGCCAGCCGCGCGACGGCCAGGCCATAGCTGCGGTCGGCCGGTCCCTGGGCCAATTCGTGCAACAGCACCAGATCGCCCTTCCATTCGCGGGCGCGGACATGATGGAGCGACAGGGCGGACAGGCTTTCGGCCAGCCGCGTCAGCTCATGATAATGGGTAGCAAAGAGGCAGCGGCAACGGTTGACCTCATGCACCGCCTCCACCACCGCCCACGCAAGCGCCAGCCCATCATAGGTGGAGGTGCCGCGCCCCACTTCATCGAGAATGACGAAACTGCGCGTCGTCGCCTGCGCCAGGATCGCGGCGGTCTCGACCATCTCGACCATGAAGGTCGATCGCCCCTTGGCCAGATTGTCCGACGCGCCCACCCGGCTGAACAGCCGATCGACCAAGGTCAGCGTTGCTGATTGCGCCGGGACATAGGCACCCGCCTGCGCCAGGATGACGATCAGCGCATTTTGCCGGAGGAAGGTCGACTTGCCGCCCATATTCGGGCCGGTGACCAGCCATAGCCGATCGTCGGCGACGAGGCAGCAATCATTGGCGACGAACGCTTGGCCCTCGCGCCGCAGTGCATCCTCCACCACCGGATGCCGCCCGCCGCTGATCGACAGGCAGGGGTTGGACCCGTCATCGGCGATCAGATGGGGCCGCTGCCAGCCGCCCTCCGCCGCCCGTTCAGCGAGCGCCGCCGCGACGTCGAGCCGGGCGAGCGCCTGGCCCGCCCGCGCGATGTCGGCCTTGCGGTCCAGCACGGCGGCGATCAGTTCTTCAAGATGCGCGGCTTCGGCGACCAGCGCATGCGCCCCCGCCTGCGCCACGCGCCCGGCTTCCTCATGCAGATCGACAGAATTGAAGCGCACAACGCCGGCCAGCGTCTGGCGGTGGGTAAAGCCGCTGGTCGGCACCATCAGTGCATCGGCGGCGCGAGCGGGCACCTCGACATGATAGCCCAGCACGCCATTGTGGCGGATCTTGAGCGTGGCAATGCCTGTCTGCTCGCGATATTTGGCTTCCAGCGCGGCGATCGCGCGGCGGCCGTCGCCTGCCATCCTTCGCAGTTCGTCGAGCGCGGGATCATAGCCATCAGCGATATAGCCGCCGCTTGCCGTCTCGGTTGGCGGCGCAGGCACCAGCGCGCGCGACAGCGCATCCACCAGCGCGCCATGGCCATCGAGCGCGGGCAGCAATCGCGCCAGCAACAAGGGCGGATCAGGCAAATGCCCTAGCCGTTCGCGCAGCAGCCGCGCTTCGCCCAGGCCGTCGCGCAATTGCCCCAGGTCGCGCGGCGAGCCGCGGCCGACCGCCACCCGTCCCAGCGCGCGGCCGATATCCGGCAGCGCGCGCAGCGCCGCGCGCAACTGGTCGCGCAATCCTGCATCGTCATGGAGGAGCTGCACCAGCCCCAGCCGCGCCTCGATCCGGTCGAGGTCCATCAGCGGCGCCGACAAATCCTGCCCCAGCAGCCGCGCGCCTGCTCCGGTCACAGTGCGATCGACCGCGCCCAGCAGGCTGCCCGCGCGCGCGCCGCTGGTGGTCGCGACGATCTCCAGACTTTCGCGCGTTGCTGCGTCGATCGCGACATGGCCGCCGCTCGTCTGGCGCAAAGGTGGTGCCAGGAAGGGCAGGGTGCCCTTGCCCGCATGGTCGAGATAGGCGATCAGCCCACCCATCGCCGCCAGCTCCGCGCGGCCGAACTGGCCGAACCCGTCCAGCGTCGCGACCGCAAACAGCCGTTTGAGCGCTGCTTCGGCACGGCTGCTGGAAAAGGCCGCGCGATCGAACATATGCATGTCGGGCAGGTCCAGCGACGATCCTTC encodes:
- the mutS gene encoding DNA mismatch repair protein MutS → MRSAPDTSSPLTPMMAQYLTLKAQAQDCLLFYRMGDFFELFFDDAKAAAATLDIALTSRGEHDGAPIPMCGVPVHSAEGYLARLIKAGHRVAIAEQTETPAQAKARGGKTLVARDIVRYVTAGTLTEETLLDSRRDNMLVALAQVGGDSEIGIAAADISTGRFETMTCRAADLHAELARLRPSETVVAEGSSLDLPDMHMFDRAAFSSSRAEAALKRLFAVATLDGFGQFGRAELAAMGGLIAYLDHAGKGTLPFLAPPLRQTSGGHVAIDAATRESLEIVATTSGARAGSLLGAVDRTVTGAGARLLGQDLSAPLMDLDRIEARLGLVQLLHDDAGLRDQLRAALRALPDIGRALGRVAVGRGSPRDLGQLRDGLGEARLLRERLGHLPDPPLLLARLLPALDGHGALVDALSRALVPAPPTETASGGYIADGYDPALDELRRMAGDGRRAIAALEAKYREQTGIATLKIRHNGVLGYHVEVPARAADALMVPTSGFTHRQTLAGVVRFNSVDLHEEAGRVAQAGAHALVAEAAHLEELIAAVLDRKADIARAGQALARLDVAAALAERAAEGGWQRPHLIADDGSNPCLSISGGRHPVVEDALRREGQAFVANDCCLVADDRLWLVTGPNMGGKSTFLRQNALIVILAQAGAYVPAQSATLTLVDRLFSRVGASDNLAKGRSTFMVEMVETAAILAQATTRSFVILDEVGRGTSTYDGLALAWAVVEAVHEVNRCRCLFATHYHELTRLAESLSALSLHHVRAREWKGDLVLLHELAQGPADRSYGLAVARLAGLPAPVLKRAKDVLARLEAGKAKTGGIAAGLDDLPLFAAAAAQEEAAPDPVRAAIDAIDADALSPREALDHIYRLKQLAADATPD
- a CDS encoding [protein-PII] uridylyltransferase; the protein is MVMQFPALGSRRAIIDRRAISDSINALAHEHKGDPMRLRGLIVGELKAALEEGRVEVARRLEQRPTRGRETVTAFAFLIDQILRLLYDATTHHLYPSGNRSTGERIALIAVGGYGRGEMAPHSDVDIGFITPWKPTGWTEQVIESMLYSLWDLGLKVGHSSRSIDETMRMAKADLTVRTALLEARYVWGDRALYEETSVRFDAEVMQGNARAFVTEKLVERDERHKRMGDSRYVVEPNVKEGKGGLRDLHTLFWIGKYVNRVRSVAELVDVGLLTQIELRQFQKAEDFLWAVRCHLHTITGRAEDRLTFDLQLETATRMRFTGRHGQSGVERFMRYYFLNAKIVGDLTAVFLAHLDDQMGPKGRRYIPAIFRRPKKLDGFVLDRGRLALPSDDFFQADPVRLVEIFALADRHGLSIHPAAMRAASRDAGLINAKIRKDPRANAAFMDVLTSPRDPETVLRWMNESTVFGRFVPDFRRVVAQMQFDMYHHYTVDEHTIRAVGLLSRIEKGELAQDHPLATDLMGKLLSRRVLYIAVLLHDIAKGRGGDHSILGAQVAEQLCPRLGLTPAETETVAWLVRYHLLMSATAFKRDLADYKTIVDFVDVVQSPERLRLLLCLTVVDIRAVGPGVWNSWKRQLLGDLYDSAEELLRLGHKQKGRSERVTAKQKTLREALHMDEATFEAFSKRLPESYWIAEPDDILIHNAEHMLAAGDAPLSIAAHYYPQRGATLVTVYAADHPGLFYRIAGAIHLAGGNIIDARIHTTRDGVAIDNFLVQDPMGGAFHSPDQLTRIRNAIEDSLSNRHRLITKLSARPLTRTRAEAFRIEPNVLIDNKASNRFTVIEVNARDRPALLFSLANALFQSKVTVHSAHVATYGERAVDTFYVTDLFGGKIESKARLQTLERRLLEGAGGEVGEALARA